A genomic region of Deltaproteobacteria bacterium contains the following coding sequences:
- the aroB gene encoding 3-dehydroquinate synthase, translating to MKTARQESYPVLLGPDFVSGLGEVWRESWRQAVLVGDENTAPLFFGPLEAWLGSRVERLLPLRIPAGEGSKTREMKAELEDAMLAAGIDRRACVVAVGGGVVLDLAGFVAATYLRGVAHLNLATSLLAQVDAAVGGKTGVNTSRGKNLIGAFHPPRAVLVARAALSTLPEEELRCGLAEAVKHAVVADAELFASLEAWGGEGGLVLPEELLGRCVRIKAEVVEQDEREAGLRQILNFGHTAGHAIEAATGHAVPHGRAVAAGMVVEARVAEALCGFGGDERARLVALLERLGLPTRPPVPFAEARVYFGADKKTRGGEVRCALPLRLGEMEPSEGAFAVTVPLERFEAAWSDACSA from the coding sequence GTGAAAACGGCTCGTCAGGAGTCCTACCCGGTGCTCCTCGGGCCGGACTTTGTCAGCGGCCTCGGGGAGGTGTGGCGCGAGAGCTGGCGCCAGGCGGTGCTCGTCGGCGACGAGAACACGGCGCCCCTCTTCTTCGGGCCGCTCGAGGCGTGGCTCGGTTCGCGCGTCGAGCGCCTCCTGCCGCTGCGGATCCCCGCCGGCGAAGGGTCGAAGACGCGCGAGATGAAGGCCGAGCTCGAGGACGCCATGCTGGCGGCCGGAATCGATCGCCGGGCCTGCGTGGTGGCTGTGGGGGGCGGGGTGGTGCTGGACCTCGCGGGCTTCGTGGCGGCCACTTACCTGCGGGGCGTGGCCCACCTGAACCTCGCGACCTCGCTCCTGGCCCAGGTGGACGCGGCCGTCGGCGGCAAGACGGGGGTCAACACCTCGCGCGGCAAGAACCTGATCGGCGCCTTCCACCCCCCGCGGGCGGTGCTCGTCGCGCGCGCGGCGCTCTCCACGCTCCCCGAGGAGGAGCTTCGCTGCGGCCTGGCCGAGGCGGTGAAGCACGCGGTCGTGGCGGACGCCGAGCTCTTCGCGTCGCTCGAGGCGTGGGGCGGGGAAGGGGGGCTCGTGCTCCCCGAGGAGCTCCTCGGCCGCTGCGTGCGGATCAAGGCGGAGGTGGTCGAGCAGGACGAGCGCGAGGCGGGGCTTCGGCAGATCCTGAACTTCGGGCACACGGCGGGGCACGCGATCGAGGCCGCCACGGGGCACGCCGTACCGCACGGACGCGCGGTGGCCGCCGGGATGGTCGTCGAGGCGCGCGTGGCCGAGGCGCTCTGCGGCTTTGGCGGGGACGAGCGGGCCCGCCTCGTGGCGCTCCTCGAACGCCTCGGGCTGCCGACGCGCCCGCCCGTCCCCTTCGCCGAGGCGCGGGTGTACTTCGGCGCCGACAAGAAGACGCGCGGAGGCGAGGTGCGGTGCGCGCTCCCGCTACGGCTCGGAGAGATGGAGCCCTCGGAGGGGGCGTTCGCGGTGACCGTCCCGCTCGAACGCTTCGAGGCGGCCTGGAGCGACGCGTGCTCTGCGTGA
- a CDS encoding type I 3-dehydroquinate dehydratase, whose product MLCVTGAEKSWEALGARLARVASQAGGASFLQEVRLDALDRPGEGLEEGLAPWRDRLVVCCRPPRQGGAFAGSEEERLALLARAAASGVAYLDLEEELPDAALSRLRSLGARQLVLSHHDFDGLSPELLGRLERMASRPVDLVKLAARVDDAAELTALLELGQRLGRPAIVIGMGLAGLLSRARYPAFGSPWTYVAAAAELATAPGQLSLAAALELGLPEGARAPFVALLGGAQVAHSPGPVVYNRLFRRRGKAWSYLPVASAEAAKSLALLRRLGALGASVTMPHKAAVLDGALLDERARELGAANTLRFDGSETRATNTDVEGVAVPLGRALRGAALGERPGCVALVQGAGGAARAAALACRELGLEVVVSARSRDRAALAVALAGGRFVAWADRASLGAEVLVNATPLRDDGAWPAEAPLPRVVFDLAIGPGASPLVARSEREGARLLRPEEMWLHQGATQMSFITGEPVDAEELRSLLP is encoded by the coding sequence GTGCTCTGCGTGACGGGGGCCGAGAAGAGCTGGGAGGCGCTCGGGGCCCGCCTCGCGCGCGTGGCGTCGCAGGCCGGCGGCGCCTCGTTTCTGCAGGAGGTCCGCCTCGACGCCCTCGACCGACCGGGGGAGGGGCTCGAGGAGGGGCTCGCCCCGTGGCGCGACCGCCTCGTCGTCTGCTGCCGGCCGCCGCGTCAGGGGGGCGCGTTTGCGGGGTCCGAGGAGGAACGGCTGGCGCTGCTCGCGCGGGCCGCGGCCTCGGGCGTGGCCTACCTGGACCTGGAGGAGGAGCTTCCCGACGCCGCGCTCTCGCGCCTCAGGAGCCTGGGCGCGCGGCAGCTCGTGCTTTCGCACCACGACTTCGACGGGCTGTCGCCGGAACTTCTCGGGCGCCTCGAGCGCATGGCCAGCCGGCCCGTGGACCTGGTGAAGCTCGCCGCGCGGGTCGACGACGCGGCGGAGCTGACCGCGCTGCTCGAGCTGGGGCAGAGGCTCGGCCGACCGGCGATCGTGATCGGGATGGGCCTCGCGGGCCTGCTCAGCCGCGCGCGCTATCCCGCCTTCGGTTCTCCCTGGACCTACGTCGCAGCCGCGGCGGAGCTCGCCACCGCGCCGGGACAGCTCTCGCTCGCCGCCGCGCTCGAGCTCGGTCTGCCCGAGGGAGCGCGTGCGCCCTTCGTGGCGCTGCTCGGAGGCGCGCAGGTGGCGCACTCTCCGGGCCCCGTGGTCTACAACCGGCTCTTTCGCCGCCGCGGCAAGGCCTGGAGCTACCTGCCGGTCGCGAGCGCCGAGGCGGCTAAGAGCCTCGCGCTACTTCGGCGGCTCGGCGCGCTCGGTGCGAGCGTCACCATGCCGCACAAGGCGGCGGTCCTCGACGGGGCCCTTCTCGACGAGCGGGCGCGCGAGCTCGGGGCGGCGAACACTCTGCGCTTCGACGGGAGCGAGACGCGGGCCACCAACACCGACGTGGAGGGGGTCGCGGTGCCGCTCGGTCGGGCGCTCCGCGGTGCGGCCCTCGGCGAGCGGCCGGGGTGCGTGGCGCTCGTCCAGGGCGCGGGAGGTGCCGCGCGCGCGGCGGCGCTGGCCTGCCGGGAGCTCGGTCTCGAGGTGGTGGTGAGCGCGAGGTCGCGCGACCGTGCCGCCCTGGCGGTGGCGCTCGCCGGCGGACGCTTCGTCGCGTGGGCCGACCGTGCGAGCCTCGGCGCGGAGGTGCTCGTGAACGCCACTCCGCTGCGCGACGACGGCGCGTGGCCCGCCGAGGCGCCGCTCCCCCGCGTGGTCTTCGACCTCGCCATCGGCCCGGGGGCCTCGCCCCTCGTGGCGCGGAGCGAGCGCGAAGGGGCGCGGCTCCTGCGTCCCGAGGAGATGTGGCTCCACCAGGGCGCGACCCAGATGTCCTTCATCACCGGCGAGCCGGTGGACGCCGAGGAGCTCAGGTCGCTCTTGCCATGA
- the hisI gene encoding phosphoribosyl-AMP cyclohydrolase produces the protein MKDLTFDERGLLPAVAQDAVTGEVLMVAWMNAEALRRTRESGRATFFSRSRQALWQKGETSGNVLEVVEIRVDCDGDTLLLKVRPAGPACHTGARSCFFRELE, from the coding sequence ATGAAAGACCTCACCTTCGACGAACGGGGGCTGCTCCCCGCGGTGGCGCAGGACGCGGTGACCGGCGAGGTGTTGATGGTGGCCTGGATGAACGCCGAGGCGCTGCGGCGAACGCGCGAGAGCGGGCGCGCGACCTTCTTCAGCCGCAGCCGTCAGGCCCTCTGGCAGAAGGGGGAGACCTCGGGGAACGTGCTCGAGGTGGTCGAGATTCGCGTGGACTGCGACGGGGACACCCTGTTGCTCAAGGTGCGGCCGGCGGGACCCGCGTGCCATACGGGGGCCCGGAGCTGCTTTTTCCGGGAACTGGAGTAG
- the hisE gene encoding phosphoribosyl-ATP diphosphatase — protein sequence MLSELFEVIRQRKVNPTPESYTARLFAAGEDEVLKKIGEEAVEVILAAKGQGDARLVEELADLFYHVAVLLVSRDLTLADLEEELRRRR from the coding sequence ATGCTGAGCGAACTCTTCGAGGTCATCCGACAGCGCAAGGTCAACCCGACGCCCGAGTCCTACACGGCGCGACTCTTCGCGGCCGGAGAGGACGAGGTGCTGAAGAAGATCGGGGAGGAGGCCGTGGAGGTGATCCTGGCCGCGAAGGGGCAGGGGGACGCCCGGCTCGTCGAGGAGCTCGCGGACCTCTTCTATCACGTCGCAGTGCTGCTCGTGTCGCGGGACCTCACGCTCGCCGACCTCGAGGAAGAGCTCCGTCGCCGCCGATGA
- the hisF gene encoding imidazole glycerol phosphate synthase subunit HisF, which yields MSLARRIIPCLDVKDGRVVKGVNFVNLRDAGDPVEQARLYDREGADELVFLDISATPEARDTTAEVVRAVADCVFLPLTVGGGIRTVEDMRRLLLAGADRVSVNSAAVRRPELLSEGASRFGSQCIVLAIDAKGCAGGGWEVYLDGGRTPTGLDALEWARRGVALGAGEILLTSMDADGTLAGFDLPLTRAVAESVAVQVIASGGAGRLEHFAEVFTEGKADAALAASLFHDRKLGVAEVKRHLADRGVPVRPPGA from the coding sequence ATGTCTCTCGCGCGTCGGATCATCCCCTGCCTGGACGTGAAGGACGGCCGTGTGGTCAAGGGGGTCAACTTCGTCAACTTGCGCGACGCCGGCGACCCGGTCGAGCAGGCGCGGCTCTACGACCGCGAGGGGGCCGACGAGCTGGTCTTCCTCGATATCTCCGCCACCCCCGAGGCGCGCGACACCACGGCCGAGGTGGTGCGCGCTGTGGCCGACTGCGTCTTTCTGCCGCTCACGGTGGGGGGCGGGATCCGGACCGTGGAGGACATGCGCCGCCTGCTCCTCGCCGGGGCCGACCGCGTGAGCGTGAACTCGGCGGCGGTCAGACGCCCCGAGCTCCTCTCCGAGGGGGCGAGTCGCTTCGGCAGCCAGTGCATCGTGTTGGCCATCGACGCGAAGGGGTGCGCGGGGGGGGGCTGGGAGGTCTACCTCGACGGCGGACGGACGCCGACCGGGCTCGACGCGCTCGAGTGGGCGCGCCGCGGCGTCGCGCTCGGGGCCGGCGAGATCCTGCTCACCAGCATGGACGCGGACGGCACGCTCGCGGGGTTCGACCTGCCGCTCACGCGCGCGGTGGCCGAGTCCGTGGCGGTGCAGGTCATCGCGAGCGGGGGCGCGGGGCGGCTCGAGCACTTTGCCGAGGTGTTCACCGAGGGGAAGGCCGACGCGGCGCTGGCGGCGTCGCTCTTTCACGACCGGAAGCTCGGGGTCGCCGAGGTGAAGCGCCACCTCGCGGACCGGGGCGTACCCGTTCGACCCCCGGGGGCCTGA
- the hisA gene encoding 1-(5-phosphoribosyl)-5-[(5-phosphoribosylamino)methylideneamino]imidazole-4-carboxamide isomerase, whose product MKACVVYPAIDLRRGKVVRLAEGDPARQTTYGDDPAAVAEAWLAAGSRWLHVVNLDGAFDEADAGNRQAVRAILERATGEGASVQLGGGLRSLAAVEEALALGVARVVLGTAAVEKPELVREALARFGSVRVAVGLDARDGLVRTRGWRDGAGVAPDELARGFGEDGLRTVIYTEISRDGLGTGVDVPACAALASATGLEVIASGGVGSLEDLRRVRAAGLPGVIVGRALYDGRFGLEEALAAVGEGR is encoded by the coding sequence ATGAAGGCCTGCGTGGTCTATCCCGCGATCGACCTGCGTCGCGGCAAGGTGGTGCGCCTGGCGGAGGGGGACCCCGCGCGCCAGACGACCTATGGTGACGACCCCGCGGCCGTGGCCGAGGCCTGGCTCGCGGCGGGGTCGCGCTGGCTCCACGTGGTGAACCTGGACGGCGCCTTCGACGAGGCGGACGCGGGGAACCGGCAGGCCGTGCGCGCGATCCTGGAGCGGGCGACGGGGGAGGGCGCGTCGGTGCAGCTCGGCGGGGGCTTGCGCTCGCTCGCGGCGGTCGAGGAGGCGCTCGCGCTGGGCGTGGCGCGCGTGGTGCTCGGCACGGCGGCGGTCGAAAAGCCCGAGCTCGTGCGCGAAGCCCTCGCGCGCTTCGGCAGCGTGCGCGTGGCGGTGGGCCTCGACGCGCGGGACGGGCTCGTGCGGACCCGGGGGTGGCGCGACGGGGCCGGGGTCGCACCGGACGAGCTCGCGCGTGGCTTCGGCGAGGATGGGCTGAGGACGGTGATCTATACCGAGATCAGCCGCGACGGGCTCGGCACCGGCGTGGACGTGCCCGCCTGCGCGGCGCTGGCCTCGGCCACCGGGCTCGAGGTCATCGCCTCCGGAGGCGTGGGCTCTCTCGAGGATCTGCGGCGGGTGCGCGCGGCCGGGTTGCCGGGAGTGATCGTCGGGCGCGCGCTCTACGACGGCCGCTTCGGCCTCGAGGAGGCGCTCGCGGCCGTCGGGGAGGGGCGTTGA
- the hisH gene encoding imidazole glycerol phosphate synthase subunit HisH has protein sequence MIALIDYGAGNLRSVQKAFEAIGTEVRLTDRAEVVLEAEKVVLPGVGAFGDGMRGLAERGLIATLVEVARRRTPLLGICVGMQVLFEESEEHGRHEGLGLLPGRVRRFDAGALKVPHTGWNQLWRTQGDAPLLEGLDDGAYAYFNHGFFCDAAPADTAAETDYGRRYASIVARDGWLFGVQFHPEKSQRVGLAILRNFVERRG, from the coding sequence ATGATCGCCCTCATCGACTACGGCGCGGGAAACCTGCGCTCCGTGCAGAAGGCCTTCGAGGCGATCGGGACGGAGGTGCGCCTCACCGACCGGGCCGAGGTGGTGCTCGAGGCCGAGAAGGTCGTCCTCCCCGGGGTCGGCGCCTTCGGCGACGGGATGCGGGGCCTCGCGGAGCGCGGCCTCATCGCGACGCTCGTCGAGGTGGCGCGCCGCCGGACGCCGCTGCTCGGCATCTGCGTCGGCATGCAGGTGCTCTTCGAGGAGAGCGAGGAGCACGGGCGGCACGAGGGGCTCGGACTCTTGCCGGGTCGCGTGCGGCGCTTCGACGCCGGCGCGCTGAAGGTGCCCCACACCGGCTGGAACCAGCTCTGGCGCACGCAGGGCGACGCCCCGTTGCTCGAGGGCCTGGACGACGGGGCCTACGCCTACTTCAACCACGGCTTCTTCTGCGACGCGGCGCCCGCCGACACGGCCGCGGAGACGGACTACGGACGGAGGTACGCCTCGATCGTCGCGCGGGACGGCTGGCTCTTCGGCGTGCAGTTCCATCCCGAGAAGAGCCAGCGGGTGGGCCTGGCCATCCTGCGCAACTTCGTGGAGCGCCGCGGATGA
- the hisG gene encoding ATP phosphoribosyltransferase, translating to MSTNRTDIRLALPSKGRLAEEALAFLSQAGLRVDKPNPRQLQATIPALPGLSVLFQRAGDIAVSVRDGSVDLGLTGWDAVAERGGADGAVLRLIPSLGFGHCRLLAIVPEAWTEVRCMRDLAAVAASQGAPLRVATKFPELTRAFFAQHGLGEPRLIQPEGTLEVAPTIGYADLICDLVSSGTTMRDNRLKALEDGLIVDSEACLIAHRQSLKRRPEVLALARQLIEFIDAHLRAAANVAIFANMRGASPEAIAARMATQKVIGGLQGPTVSPIVHPARSDWFAVHIVVRKDRLGQAISELRAIGGSGVVVAPVTYIFEEEPEACRAMVEALGRDETASREG from the coding sequence ATGAGCACGAACCGAACGGATATCCGGCTGGCCCTGCCGAGCAAGGGGCGCCTGGCCGAGGAGGCGCTGGCCTTTCTCTCGCAGGCCGGCTTGCGAGTGGACAAGCCCAATCCGCGACAGCTACAGGCCACGATCCCCGCGCTGCCGGGGCTCTCGGTCCTCTTCCAGCGGGCCGGGGACATCGCCGTCAGCGTGCGCGACGGCAGCGTGGACCTCGGGCTCACCGGCTGGGACGCGGTCGCCGAGCGCGGCGGGGCCGACGGGGCCGTGCTCCGGCTGATCCCCAGCCTCGGTTTCGGCCACTGCCGGCTCCTCGCCATCGTGCCCGAGGCCTGGACGGAGGTCCGCTGCATGCGGGACCTGGCCGCGGTGGCCGCGTCGCAGGGGGCGCCCTTGCGGGTGGCCACGAAGTTCCCCGAGCTGACGCGCGCCTTTTTCGCGCAGCACGGCCTCGGCGAGCCGCGCCTGATCCAGCCCGAGGGGACGCTCGAGGTCGCGCCCACCATCGGGTACGCGGACCTGATCTGCGACCTGGTCTCGAGCGGGACCACGATGCGCGACAACCGCCTCAAGGCGCTCGAGGACGGCCTGATCGTGGACTCCGAGGCCTGCCTCATCGCCCACCGGCAGAGCCTGAAGCGGCGACCCGAGGTGCTGGCCCTGGCCCGACAGCTCATCGAGTTCATCGACGCGCATCTGCGCGCCGCGGCGAACGTGGCCATCTTCGCCAACATGCGTGGGGCCTCGCCCGAGGCGATCGCCGCCCGCATGGCCACGCAGAAGGTGATCGGGGGGCTCCAGGGCCCGACCGTCTCTCCCATCGTGCACCCCGCGCGGAGCGACTGGTTCGCCGTGCACATCGTGGTGCGCAAAGATCGGCTGGGGCAGGCGATCTCCGAGCTCCGGGCGATCGGGGGCAGCGGCGTGGTGGTGGCCCCCGTGACGTACATCTTCGAGGAGGAGCCGGAGGCGTGCCGGGCGATGGTGGAGGCGCTCGGGCGCGACGAGACTGCGAGCCGGGAAGGGTGA
- the hisD gene encoding histidinol dehydrogenase, giving the protein MSLIKIFDVEHARRSILRRQWSGAQIYSEALLEGIRARFGEALTPDQAVQRILTEVHADGAAAVKRWTTRLDRVDLDTLKVPHEALEAAWQSLDPALARALEEAAERVRLFHHRQPWSSWSTDALGGNVGQRMTPIRRVGVYVPGGSAPLPSSLLMSVIPAQVAGVSEVVVCTPPRPALSILAAARLCGLREVVQIGGAQAIAALAFGCEGLAPVDKIVGAGNLFVTLAKQKVYGLVGIDGLAGPTETMIVADATARADWAAADLLAQAEHDMLASAILLTPEAQLARAVQAEVERQLPTLARAEIARESLASHGGIVVTHDLVQAAALADAYAPEHLCLSVADADFWSHQIHNAGGLFIGEHSCEVLGDYVAGPSHVMPTGGTARFASPLNVLDFVKITSIVALDGPTAARVSVPAEALARAEGLTGHANAAALRRGAS; this is encoded by the coding sequence ATGTCGTTGATCAAGATCTTCGACGTCGAGCACGCGCGGCGGAGCATCCTGCGCCGCCAGTGGTCCGGGGCGCAGATCTACTCGGAGGCCCTGCTGGAGGGGATCCGTGCCCGCTTCGGCGAGGCGCTGACCCCCGACCAGGCGGTGCAGCGCATTCTCACCGAGGTCCACGCCGACGGCGCGGCTGCCGTGAAGCGCTGGACCACCCGGCTCGACCGTGTGGACCTGGATACCTTGAAGGTGCCGCACGAGGCGCTGGAAGCCGCTTGGCAATCGCTCGACCCGGCGCTCGCGCGCGCGCTCGAGGAGGCCGCCGAGCGGGTGCGCCTCTTTCACCACCGCCAGCCCTGGAGCTCGTGGAGCACCGACGCGCTCGGCGGGAACGTGGGGCAGCGCATGACGCCGATCCGCCGCGTGGGGGTCTACGTCCCCGGCGGGTCCGCCCCTCTCCCCTCGTCGCTGCTCATGTCGGTCATCCCCGCGCAGGTGGCGGGGGTCTCCGAGGTGGTGGTCTGCACGCCGCCACGCCCCGCGCTCTCTATCCTCGCCGCGGCGAGGCTCTGCGGGCTGCGCGAGGTGGTGCAGATCGGCGGCGCTCAGGCCATCGCGGCGCTGGCCTTCGGCTGCGAGGGCCTCGCCCCCGTGGACAAGATCGTCGGGGCCGGAAACCTCTTCGTGACGCTGGCCAAGCAGAAGGTCTACGGGCTCGTCGGGATCGACGGGCTCGCGGGGCCGACGGAGACGATGATCGTCGCGGATGCGACGGCGCGCGCCGACTGGGCGGCGGCGGACCTACTGGCCCAGGCGGAGCACGACATGCTGGCCTCGGCCATCCTGCTCACCCCCGAGGCGCAGCTCGCCCGGGCCGTGCAGGCCGAGGTGGAGCGTCAGCTCCCGACCCTCGCGCGCGCCGAGATCGCGCGCGAGTCGCTGGCCAGCCACGGCGGGATCGTGGTGACCCACGACCTGGTGCAGGCGGCCGCGCTGGCGGACGCCTACGCCCCCGAGCACCTCTGCCTCTCCGTCGCCGACGCGGACTTCTGGAGCCACCAGATCCACAACGCGGGGGGACTCTTCATCGGCGAGCACTCGTGCGAGGTGCTCGGGGACTACGTGGCCGGGCCGAGCCACGTGATGCCCACGGGGGGGACGGCGCGCTTCGCCTCGCCGCTGAACGTGCTCGACTTCGTGAAGATCACCAGCATCGTGGCGCTGGATGGGCCGACGGCGGCACGCGTCTCGGTCCCCGCCGAGGCGCTCGCGCGGGCCGAGGGGCTCACGGGGCACGCGAACGCCGCGGCGCTGCGCCGGGGCGCCTCGTGA
- the hisC gene encoding histidinol-phosphate transaminase translates to MIDAESLIRRDVRGLSAYQPILPFEVLSRRLGRAPEAIVKLDANENPYGPLAEVRLALAALPFAHIYPDPESTELREALATHTGLPVGNLLAGAGADELIDLVMLLFLEPGDAVVSCPPTFGMYAFDAGLHRARVVNVRRRADFSLDLDELERVVRAERPKLLCLASPNNPDGSQLPREALERVLALPVVVLLDEAYVEFAPPGTSRLTEVAQRSNLIVLRTFSKWAGLAGLRVGYGGFPSGLVPHLWKIKQPYNVSVAASTAAIVSLRHAEKLHAVGERLVAERARLFSGLAAVPFLSPYPSQSNFILCRVVGREARALKEGLAARGVLVRYFDTAGLTDHVRVSVGKPEHTDALLAALAALE, encoded by the coding sequence GTGATCGACGCGGAGTCGCTCATCCGGCGGGACGTGCGGGGGCTCTCCGCGTACCAGCCGATCCTGCCCTTCGAGGTGCTCTCCCGACGGCTCGGCCGCGCCCCCGAGGCGATCGTCAAGCTGGACGCGAACGAGAACCCCTACGGTCCGCTCGCCGAGGTGCGGCTGGCCCTCGCCGCGCTCCCCTTCGCGCACATCTACCCGGACCCCGAGAGCACCGAGCTCCGCGAGGCGCTGGCCACGCACACCGGGCTGCCCGTCGGAAACCTCCTCGCCGGGGCGGGGGCCGACGAGCTCATCGACCTCGTGATGCTGCTCTTCCTCGAGCCCGGGGACGCCGTGGTCTCGTGCCCGCCGACCTTCGGCATGTACGCCTTCGACGCGGGGCTGCACCGGGCGCGGGTGGTGAACGTCCGGCGGCGCGCGGATTTCTCGCTCGACCTGGACGAGCTCGAGCGGGTGGTGCGGGCGGAGCGGCCGAAGCTCCTCTGCCTCGCCTCGCCGAATAACCCCGACGGCAGCCAGCTTCCGCGCGAGGCACTGGAGCGCGTGCTCGCGCTCCCGGTGGTCGTGCTCCTCGACGAGGCGTACGTCGAGTTCGCCCCGCCGGGGACGAGCCGCCTGACCGAGGTCGCACAGCGCTCGAACCTCATCGTGCTGCGCACCTTCAGCAAGTGGGCGGGGCTCGCCGGCCTGCGGGTCGGCTACGGCGGTTTCCCCTCGGGGCTCGTCCCGCACCTCTGGAAGATCAAGCAGCCGTACAACGTCTCGGTCGCAGCGAGCACGGCGGCCATCGTCTCGCTCCGTCACGCCGAGAAGCTCCACGCGGTGGGGGAGCGGCTCGTGGCCGAGAGGGCGCGGCTCTTTTCGGGCCTCGCGGCCGTGCCGTTCCTCTCGCCGTACCCGTCTCAGTCCAACTTCATCCTCTGCCGCGTCGTCGGGAGGGAGGCGCGGGCGCTCAAGGAAGGCCTGGCCGCTCGGGGCGTGCTCGTGCGCTACTTCGACACGGCGGGCCTCACCGACCACGTTCGCGTGAGCGTCGGCAAGCCCGAGCACACCGACGCCCTGCTCGCCGCCCTCGCGGCCCTGGAGTGA
- the hisB gene encoding imidazoleglycerol-phosphate dehydratase HisB: MRQTIVERKTKETEIRVELSLDGRGEHEVSTGIGFFDHMLGHVALHGLFDLRLRAKGDLHVDPHHTVEDCALALGQALDQVLGDRAGIARIGHAVVPMDETLAQVTVDLSGRPFCVFEAYFQTPTIGGLQTTLVGHVFQSLSVAARANVHAKVLYGQDDHHQAEALFKALGRALSAAVAEDPRRAGRVPSTKGTL, encoded by the coding sequence ATGCGCCAGACCATCGTGGAGCGAAAAACGAAGGAGACGGAGATCCGCGTCGAGCTCTCGCTCGACGGCCGGGGCGAGCACGAGGTGAGCACGGGGATCGGCTTTTTCGACCACATGCTCGGGCACGTCGCGCTCCACGGTCTCTTCGACCTCCGGCTGCGGGCGAAGGGGGACCTGCACGTGGATCCCCATCACACCGTCGAGGACTGCGCGCTCGCGCTCGGCCAGGCGCTGGATCAGGTCCTCGGGGACCGCGCGGGGATCGCGCGCATCGGGCACGCCGTGGTGCCGATGGACGAGACCCTCGCGCAGGTGACGGTGGACCTCTCGGGCCGGCCCTTCTGCGTCTTCGAGGCCTACTTCCAGACGCCGACGATCGGCGGGCTGCAGACCACGCTCGTCGGACACGTCTTTCAGTCCCTTTCGGTCGCGGCGCGGGCGAACGTCCACGCCAAGGTGCTCTACGGCCAGGACGACCACCACCAGGCCGAGGCGCTCTTCAAGGCCCTCGGCCGGGCGCTCTCGGCGGCCGTGGCCGAAGACCCCCGTCGCGCGGGGCGCGTGCCGAGCACCAAGGGGACGCTGTAG